In Halobaculum sp. XH14, a single genomic region encodes these proteins:
- the engB gene encoding GTP-binding protein EngB yields MTFEGRPDRDAEVVLVGRSNVGKSTLMRELTGHDFTTGRKPGVTRQPNHYDWAPEGFMFTDLPGFGFMSGVEEEHREAIKTDVVRYVEANAEHILAGVLVVDGKSVIDIIDRHTNEEEIPHDVELFHFLQDVDVPPVVAVNKMDKVDDRDERLDELCDRLGLYPPWQQWDHIVAPVSAKRGSVEPLLEVLRERFGEAKRDDLLKFVS; encoded by the coding sequence ATGACCTTCGAGGGACGACCCGACCGCGACGCCGAGGTGGTGCTCGTCGGCCGGTCGAACGTCGGGAAGTCCACGCTGATGCGCGAACTCACGGGCCACGACTTCACGACGGGCAGGAAGCCAGGCGTCACCCGGCAGCCGAACCACTACGACTGGGCGCCCGAGGGGTTCATGTTCACCGACCTCCCCGGCTTCGGGTTCATGTCCGGCGTCGAGGAGGAACACCGGGAGGCGATCAAGACCGACGTGGTGCGGTACGTCGAGGCGAACGCCGAGCACATCCTCGCCGGCGTGCTGGTCGTCGACGGCAAGAGCGTGATCGACATCATCGACCGGCACACGAACGAGGAGGAGATTCCCCACGACGTGGAGCTGTTCCACTTCCTGCAGGACGTCGACGTCCCGCCGGTCGTGGCGGTCAACAAGATGGACAAGGTGGATGACCGGGACGAGCGGCTGGACGAGCTGTGCGACCGGCTGGGGCTGTACCCGCCGTGGCAGCAGTGGGACCACATCGTCGCGCCCGTCTCCGCCAAGCGCGGGAGCGTCGAACCGCTGCTCGAGGTGCTGCGCGAGCGGTTCGGGGAGGCGAAGCGGGACGACCTGCTGAAGTTCGTTTCCTGA
- a CDS encoding ABC transporter permease has protein sequence MSVAGYVERNRLELGSAVAVVLLALVLAVALDLPLAAIVTVGFIERSLQAATPIALAAIGGLYAEKSGVFNIGLEGFMILGAANAAAFVWLLGGESPTQGDLWLAILGAVLVSLVYTLLFAVLLVRYQADQIVAGLAVWFIGLGFGPFSAVLLWGNRNSPGLVSMNDVTVPVLADLPLLGPVLFDTSPLVLATAVVAVLAWVVLYRTRYGYWVQAAGENPEALDTAGVSVTRVRYAAVIFSGAMAGLAGAVLLAHAGSFTGTGDTMVNGRGWIGIVAYLFGNYNPIGAAAAALLFGGLDMLQIQFQTAGIEVSNRLVNLFPYVAVVVVLTVWGSTRMPSAVGEPYESEE, from the coding sequence ATGAGCGTCGCGGGCTACGTCGAGCGGAACCGGCTCGAACTCGGGAGCGCCGTCGCGGTGGTCCTGCTCGCGCTGGTGCTCGCAGTCGCGCTCGATCTGCCGCTCGCGGCCATCGTGACCGTCGGGTTCATCGAGCGCTCGCTCCAGGCGGCCACGCCCATCGCGCTGGCTGCCATCGGCGGGCTGTACGCCGAGAAGAGCGGCGTGTTCAACATCGGCCTGGAGGGGTTCATGATCCTCGGGGCCGCGAACGCGGCGGCGTTCGTCTGGCTGCTCGGCGGCGAGTCGCCGACGCAGGGCGACCTCTGGCTCGCCATCCTCGGCGCGGTGCTGGTGAGCCTGGTGTACACGCTGCTGTTCGCGGTGCTGCTCGTCCGGTACCAGGCCGACCAGATCGTCGCCGGCCTCGCGGTCTGGTTCATCGGGCTCGGCTTCGGGCCGTTCTCGGCGGTGCTGCTCTGGGGCAACCGGAACAGCCCGGGGCTGGTGAGCATGAACGACGTGACGGTGCCGGTGCTCGCGGACCTGCCGCTGCTGGGCCCGGTGCTGTTCGACACCTCGCCGCTGGTGCTGGCGACGGCCGTCGTCGCCGTCCTCGCGTGGGTCGTGCTCTACCGGACCCGGTACGGCTACTGGGTCCAGGCGGCCGGCGAGAACCCCGAGGCGCTCGACACGGCGGGCGTGAGCGTCACGCGCGTCCGGTACGCCGCGGTGATCTTCTCGGGCGCGATGGCCGGGCTGGCCGGCGCAGTGCTGCTCGCACACGCCGGCTCGTTCACCGGCACCGGCGACACGATGGTGAACGGCCGGGGCTGGATCGGCATCGTCGCGTACCTGTTCGGCAACTACAACCCGATCGGCGCGGCCGCCGCGGCGCTGCTGTTCGGCGGGCTGGACATGCTGCAGATCCAGTTCCAGACGGCCGGCATCGAGGTGTCGAACCGGCTGGTGAACCTGTTCCCGTACGTCGCCGTCGTCGTGGTGCTGACGGTTTGGGGCTCGACGCGGATGCCCTCGGCCGTCGGCGAGCCGTACGAGAGCGAGGAGTAG
- a CDS encoding ABC transporter permease, with protein sequence MLDASALQRLGIATASTALALAIGLVVVAAAGYDPATFLMDMFEGAFGDQNSIGRTLKFTTIFILVGVAVAIAFRAGVFNIGVQGQFVVGGFATVVSILRLAPLLPAGTVGGLALLVLGTAFGIVAGGLYAALPGVLKAYGGANEIITTIMLNFIAVGIVGYLVEGPLRGEGNRAPNTARIPEYVQLPAVAFDSPDFSLVGLAVALVVVAIVSVVMIRTRFGYDMVTSGHQEAAATFSGVDAGRTIVSTMAFSGMVAGVAGAVFAIMIQGYYSDPGGVATYGFDAIAVSLLAANNPLGVVPAALLFGGLDSAGTHIGINSDVPPQLIDGVVGLVVLFVATPELFRMAARRTGLGGERR encoded by the coding sequence ATGCTGGACGCGTCGGCGCTCCAGCGGCTCGGCATCGCGACGGCGTCCACGGCGCTCGCGCTGGCAATCGGGCTGGTCGTCGTCGCCGCGGCCGGCTACGACCCAGCGACGTTCCTGATGGACATGTTCGAGGGCGCGTTCGGGGACCAGAACTCGATCGGGCGGACGCTGAAGTTCACGACCATCTTCATCCTCGTCGGCGTCGCCGTCGCGATCGCGTTCCGCGCCGGCGTGTTCAACATCGGCGTCCAGGGTCAGTTCGTCGTCGGCGGCTTCGCCACCGTCGTCTCCATCCTCCGGCTCGCGCCGCTGTTGCCCGCCGGCACCGTCGGCGGGCTCGCGCTGCTCGTGCTCGGCACGGCGTTCGGCATCGTCGCGGGCGGGCTCTACGCCGCGCTGCCCGGCGTGCTGAAGGCGTACGGCGGCGCGAACGAGATCATCACGACGATCATGCTGAACTTCATCGCGGTGGGCATCGTCGGCTACCTCGTCGAGGGGCCGCTGCGGGGCGAGGGGAACCGCGCGCCCAACACCGCGCGCATCCCCGAGTACGTCCAGCTTCCCGCCGTCGCGTTCGACAGTCCAGACTTCTCGCTCGTCGGGCTGGCGGTCGCGCTCGTCGTCGTCGCCATCGTCTCGGTCGTCATGATCCGGACGCGGTTCGGCTACGACATGGTGACGAGCGGCCACCAGGAGGCGGCCGCGACGTTCTCCGGGGTCGACGCCGGGCGGACCATCGTCTCCACGATGGCGTTCTCGGGGATGGTCGCGGGCGTCGCGGGGGCCGTCTTCGCCATCATGATCCAGGGCTACTACAGCGACCCCGGCGGCGTGGCGACGTACGGCTTCGACGCCATCGCGGTCAGCCTGCTCGCGGCGAACAACCCGCTGGGCGTCGTCCCGGCGGCGCTGCTCTTCGGCGGACTCGACTCGGCGGGGACCCACATCGGCATCAACAGCGACGTCCCGCCGCAACTCATCGACGGGGTCGTTGGGCTCGTCGTCCTGTTCGTCGCCACCCCGGAGCTGTTCCGGATGGCGGCCCGGCGGACCGGCCTCGGGGGTGAGCGCCGATGA
- a CDS encoding ABC transporter ATP-binding protein, giving the protein MTGNPGSQAVRLDGITKRFGDVVANDGIDFTLEQGSVHALLGENGSGKTTLMSVLYGLYDQNSGTITVDGEPRAFDSPRDAMDAGVGMIHQHFQLVGPMTVLQNVILGHEPTENGLVNEADARADVEAICDRYGFDVDEHLDERVVDLDLGVRQRVEIVKSLYRGAEVLILDEPTAVLTPQEVESLIDVMTDLAADGRSLIFITHKLDEALSVADEITVLRDGEAVGTVAADGTSEQELARMMVGREVLFDRRPRETEPGDPILTANELRVTGDRGLERVTDVDLTVREGEILGVAGVQGNGQTELVEALTGLRSVDSGSVSFDGADITGLSRRERIRAGIAYIPEDRQTEGLVQDYDLVRNALLGNQTVEPYVSRGLIDWPAVREHAEGVVDEYDVQPPSVEPEAASLSGGNQQKFIVGREIEHDPDVMVASHPTRGVDIGSIEFIHDRLLDLRDDGLAVLLVSSKLEEIRKLSDRIAVMYEGEFIDVVDPEAVSEEELGLLMAGRRLDDAGETEGTAAGRAEAGTGAESATATDSEVEQ; this is encoded by the coding sequence ATGACAGGTAATCCAGGGTCGCAAGCCGTTCGGCTCGACGGGATCACCAAACGGTTCGGCGACGTCGTCGCCAACGACGGGATCGACTTCACGCTCGAGCAGGGCTCGGTCCACGCGCTGCTGGGCGAGAACGGCTCGGGCAAGACGACGCTGATGAGCGTCCTCTACGGGCTGTACGACCAGAATTCGGGCACCATCACGGTCGACGGCGAACCGCGGGCGTTCGACTCCCCGCGCGACGCGATGGACGCGGGCGTCGGCATGATCCACCAGCACTTCCAGCTCGTGGGGCCGATGACCGTCCTCCAGAACGTCATCCTGGGCCACGAGCCGACCGAGAACGGCCTGGTGAACGAGGCCGACGCCCGGGCGGACGTCGAGGCGATCTGTGACCGGTACGGCTTCGACGTCGACGAGCACCTCGACGAACGCGTCGTGGACCTCGACCTGGGCGTGCGCCAGCGCGTCGAGATCGTGAAGAGCCTCTACCGCGGCGCGGAGGTGCTCATCCTCGACGAGCCGACGGCGGTGCTCACGCCCCAGGAGGTCGAGAGCCTGATCGACGTGATGACCGATCTGGCCGCCGACGGCCGGTCGCTCATCTTCATCACGCACAAGCTCGACGAGGCGCTGTCGGTCGCCGACGAGATCACGGTGCTCCGGGACGGCGAGGCCGTCGGCACCGTCGCCGCGGACGGCACCAGCGAGCAGGAGCTCGCCCGGATGATGGTCGGGCGCGAGGTGCTGTTCGACCGCCGGCCGCGCGAGACCGAACCCGGCGACCCGATCCTGACGGCGAACGAGCTTCGGGTCACCGGCGACCGGGGGCTCGAACGGGTCACCGACGTCGATCTCACGGTCCGGGAGGGCGAGATCCTCGGCGTCGCGGGCGTCCAGGGCAACGGCCAGACGGAACTGGTCGAGGCGCTCACCGGGCTCCGGTCGGTCGACTCGGGCAGCGTCAGCTTCGACGGCGCGGACATCACGGGGCTGAGCCGACGCGAACGCATCCGCGCCGGCATCGCGTACATCCCCGAGGACCGCCAGACCGAGGGGCTGGTCCAGGACTACGACCTCGTCCGGAACGCGCTGCTCGGCAACCAGACCGTCGAGCCGTACGTCAGCCGCGGGCTCATCGACTGGCCGGCGGTCCGCGAGCACGCGGAGGGCGTCGTCGACGAGTACGACGTCCAGCCGCCGTCGGTCGAGCCCGAGGCGGCGTCGCTCTCGGGCGGCAACCAGCAGAAGTTCATCGTCGGCCGCGAGATCGAACACGACCCGGACGTGATGGTCGCCTCGCACCCGACCCGCGGGGTCGACATCGGCTCCATCGAGTTCATCCACGACCGCCTGCTCGACCTGCGCGACGATGGGCTCGCGGTGCTGCTCGTCTCCTCGAAACTGGAGGAGATCCGGAAGCTCTCTGACCGCATCGCGGTGATGTACGAGGGCGAGTTCATCGACGTCGTCGACCCCGAGGCCGTGAGCGAGGAGGAACTCGGCCTGCTGATGGCCGGGCGTCGGCTCGACGACGCGGGGGAGACAGAGGGGACAGCCGCCGGGCGCGCGGAGGCGGGAACCGGGGCCGAATCGGCCACCGCCACCGACTCCGAGGTGGAGCAGTGA
- a CDS encoding BMP family lipoprotein, protein MSPSTGSRDGEAESNGQSSSRAVGRRTVLSSGAAVVGGTALAGCMGGGDGGGGDGGGGGDGGGNGGGDGGDDTETDSGGDGGGTTNVAIVSSPAGFDDNAFNDLALEGLQTASEEYDVEINQVEETEQAQYQSTQSELAASGDYDLIVLVSYNHTEALTQNAVDYPDQNWMLINDHVDEPNVAGYTWANHEMSYLAGVLGGTMTSEEFSHDDSETDPGSAQIGFVGGVDGSLINAFERSYVAGAEWVNSDVEVNVGYIGDYTDTDTAADIASSQYDDGADIVYHAAAAAGRGVFEAAQGNGRFAIGVDADQSVTLPDFQDVILGSAVKYINEGTREVAVAVAEDDFGSVTGANVLGLEQEGVDCVIGQAFEGELPDAVATNLEEAKQGITSGDISVPCTASGCN, encoded by the coding sequence ATGAGTCCTAGTACGGGTTCACGTGACGGAGAAGCCGAATCGAACGGACAGTCCTCCTCGCGGGCGGTGGGTCGGCGGACCGTCCTGTCCTCGGGCGCGGCCGTGGTCGGCGGGACGGCGCTCGCCGGCTGTATGGGCGGCGGCGACGGTGGCGGCGGCGACGGCGGCGGTGGCGGTGATGGCGGCGGGAACGGTGGCGGCGACGGCGGCGACGACACCGAAACCGATTCCGGCGGGGACGGCGGCGGGACGACGAACGTCGCCATCGTCTCCAGCCCGGCCGGCTTCGACGACAACGCGTTCAACGACCTCGCGCTGGAGGGGCTCCAGACCGCGTCCGAGGAGTACGACGTGGAGATCAACCAGGTCGAGGAGACCGAACAGGCCCAGTACCAGTCGACGCAGTCGGAACTGGCCGCGAGCGGCGACTACGACCTCATCGTCCTCGTGTCGTACAACCACACGGAGGCGCTCACCCAGAACGCGGTCGACTACCCCGACCAGAACTGGATGCTGATCAACGACCACGTCGACGAGCCGAACGTGGCCGGCTACACGTGGGCGAACCACGAGATGTCGTATCTCGCGGGCGTCCTCGGCGGCACGATGACGAGCGAGGAGTTCTCCCACGACGACAGCGAGACCGACCCGGGGAGCGCCCAGATCGGCTTCGTCGGCGGCGTCGACGGGTCGCTGATCAACGCGTTCGAGCGCTCGTACGTCGCGGGCGCCGAGTGGGTCAACTCGGACGTCGAGGTCAACGTCGGCTACATCGGCGACTACACCGACACGGACACGGCCGCCGACATCGCCAGCTCCCAGTACGACGACGGCGCGGACATCGTCTACCACGCCGCGGCGGCCGCGGGCCGTGGCGTGTTCGAGGCCGCCCAGGGTAACGGCCGCTTCGCCATCGGCGTCGACGCCGACCAGTCGGTGACGCTGCCGGACTTCCAGGACGTCATCCTCGGCTCCGCGGTGAAGTACATCAACGAGGGGACCCGGGAGGTCGCCGTCGCGGTCGCGGAGGACGACTTCGGCTCGGTCACCGGCGCGAACGTCCTCGGGCTCGAACAGGAGGGCGTCGACTGCGTCATCGGACAGGCGTTCGAGGGGGAGCTCCCCGACGCCGTCGCCACGAACCTCGAGGAGGCAAAGCAGGGCATCACCTCGGGCGACATCAGCGTGCCCTGCACCGCGTCCGGCTGTAACTGA
- a CDS encoding 5-formyltetrahydrofolate cyclo-ligase, whose product MEKQPLRERVWDALEASGEARFPFPPHGRIPNFAGAADARDRLTATDEWADAGTLKCNPDAPQLPVRRAALRAGKTVYVAVPRLREEHPFLRLSPEEVPDVDEATTVSGSAEHGVPVGPDEVPHVDLIVSGSVAVTESGGRVGKGEGFADLEFAVLTELGAADSDTTVATTVHGMQVVDDDVELDAHDVPLDLVCTPERTIRPDRGPRPAGIDWDALDEEKLAEIPVLERLRAEPR is encoded by the coding sequence ATGGAGAAACAGCCCCTCCGCGAGCGCGTCTGGGACGCGCTGGAGGCGTCTGGGGAGGCCCGATTCCCGTTCCCGCCACACGGCAGAATCCCCAACTTCGCCGGGGCCGCGGACGCCCGCGACCGGCTGACCGCGACCGACGAGTGGGCCGACGCCGGGACGCTGAAGTGCAACCCGGACGCCCCACAGCTTCCGGTCCGCCGGGCCGCGCTCCGGGCCGGCAAGACGGTCTACGTGGCCGTGCCGCGGCTGCGCGAGGAGCACCCGTTCCTCCGCCTGTCGCCCGAGGAGGTCCCCGACGTCGACGAGGCGACGACGGTGTCCGGGTCGGCCGAGCACGGCGTGCCCGTGGGGCCCGACGAGGTGCCACACGTCGATCTGATCGTCTCGGGCAGCGTCGCCGTCACGGAGTCGGGCGGGCGCGTCGGCAAGGGCGAGGGGTTCGCGGACCTGGAGTTCGCGGTGCTCACGGAACTGGGCGCGGCGGACTCGGACACGACCGTCGCGACGACGGTCCACGGGATGCAGGTCGTCGACGACGACGTGGAACTCGACGCCCACGACGTGCCGCTCGACCTGGTCTGTACGCCCGAACGGACGATCCGGCCGGACCGCGGGCCGCGGCCGGCCGGGATCGACTGGGACGCGCTGGACGAGGAGAAGCTGGCCGAGATTCCCGTGTTGGAGCGACTTCGCGCCGAACCGCGATAG
- a CDS encoding TIGR00341 family protein: MRLVQVMVPAGKREAVLSALDEEGIDYVLSEETSGRDYTAVVSFPLPTAAVEPVLETLREAGIERDAYTVVLDAETVVSKRFERLQERYEDDEDSENRIAREELEARAVEMAPEWTPFLAMTTISAVVATAGLLLDSPAVVVGSMVIAPLIGPAMATSVGTVVDDDELFRRGVRLQLVGGLLAVVSAALFAAVLRYTNAVPYNVEEVFAIGEIRERLAPDVLQLPIALGAGVAGALSISSGVSSALVGVMIAAALVPPTAVVGIGIAWGEPIAVSGAAMLVVVNFVSINFAALGVLWYRGYRPESLFRFDGARTRTVKRFAVLGAVILLSTTVLVGVTVATYQSSQFESTVQTEAGDLVGPEQTVVDVEVTYGSFPFRQPTAVTVTVAHPLGSDPEPLAGPLAARLSDHTGAPLGLGPKSQVEVTVRHVPRETARTAGGTDLPSANGTTSTAPA, from the coding sequence GTGCGACTCGTCCAGGTGATGGTTCCGGCGGGCAAGCGCGAGGCGGTGCTCTCCGCGCTCGACGAGGAGGGCATCGACTACGTGCTCTCCGAGGAGACCAGCGGCCGGGACTACACCGCCGTCGTCTCGTTCCCGCTCCCGACCGCCGCCGTCGAGCCGGTGCTGGAGACGCTCCGGGAGGCCGGCATCGAGCGGGACGCCTACACCGTCGTGCTGGACGCCGAGACGGTCGTCTCGAAGCGCTTCGAGCGGCTCCAGGAGCGGTACGAGGACGACGAGGACAGCGAGAACCGGATCGCCCGCGAGGAACTCGAAGCCCGCGCCGTCGAGATGGCCCCCGAGTGGACGCCGTTCCTCGCCATGACGACCATCAGCGCCGTCGTCGCCACCGCGGGGCTGCTGCTCGACTCGCCGGCCGTCGTGGTCGGGTCGATGGTCATCGCGCCGCTCATCGGTCCCGCGATGGCGACCAGCGTCGGGACGGTCGTCGACGACGACGAACTGTTCCGGCGCGGCGTGCGCCTGCAGCTCGTCGGCGGCCTGCTCGCGGTCGTGAGCGCCGCGCTGTTCGCCGCGGTGCTCCGCTACACCAACGCCGTCCCGTACAACGTCGAGGAGGTGTTCGCCATCGGCGAGATCCGGGAACGCCTCGCGCCCGACGTGTTGCAACTGCCCATCGCGCTCGGGGCGGGCGTGGCCGGCGCGCTGTCGATCTCCTCGGGCGTCTCGTCGGCGCTCGTCGGGGTGATGATCGCCGCGGCGCTCGTCCCGCCGACCGCCGTCGTCGGCATCGGCATCGCGTGGGGTGAACCGATCGCCGTCAGCGGGGCCGCGATGCTCGTCGTAGTGAACTTCGTCTCCATCAACTTCGCCGCGCTGGGGGTGCTGTGGTACCGCGGCTACCGGCCCGAGTCGCTGTTCCGGTTCGACGGCGCGCGCACTCGAACGGTCAAGCGGTTCGCGGTGCTCGGTGCCGTCATCCTGCTCTCGACGACCGTGCTCGTGGGCGTCACCGTCGCGACCTACCAGAGCTCGCAGTTCGAATCGACGGTGCAGACCGAAGCCGGCGACCTTGTCGGGCCCGAACAGACGGTCGTCGACGTGGAGGTGACCTACGGGAGCTTCCCGTTCCGCCAGCCGACCGCCGTCACGGTCACGGTCGCGCACCCGCTCGGAAGCGACCCGGAGCCGCTGGCGGGGCCGCTGGCGGCGCGGCTCTCGGACCACACCGGCGCGCCGCTGGGGCTCGGACCGAAATCGCAGGTGGAGGTGACGGTTCGGCACGTCCCCCGGGAGACCGCCCGGACGGCCGGCGGGACGGACCTGCCGAGCGCGAACGGGACGACCTCGACCGCGCCGGCGTGA
- a CDS encoding SIMPL domain-containing protein produces the protein MKRVATLLTVLVVLLAGCTGAASNATPNPAADGSAGTNSVTATGSATTSAAPDVAVVSVAVAATADTAAEARNQVAADSESLRTALQDAGYEPNTTDYRLSPEYDHGGETRELVGYRAIQVFEFDAEPDAAGEAVDVAVDNGASAVNSVRFELSDEHRAELREQALADAVGDARGDAEAVASAADRSVGSELSMQVGSQGYSPYEVRYTASAASADAGTSFEPGPVTVTASVTVTYELE, from the coding sequence GTGAAGCGAGTTGCCACCCTCCTCACGGTGCTGGTCGTCCTGCTGGCCGGCTGCACCGGAGCCGCCTCGAACGCGACGCCGAACCCCGCGGCCGACGGGTCGGCCGGGACGAACAGCGTGACCGCCACCGGCAGCGCCACGACCTCGGCCGCGCCCGACGTCGCCGTCGTCTCGGTCGCCGTCGCGGCGACCGCCGACACCGCCGCCGAGGCCCGAAACCAGGTCGCGGCCGATTCCGAGTCGCTCCGTACGGCGCTCCAGGACGCCGGCTACGAGCCGAACACGACCGACTACCGCCTCTCGCCCGAGTACGATCACGGCGGCGAGACGCGCGAACTCGTCGGCTACCGCGCCATCCAGGTGTTCGAGTTCGACGCCGAGCCCGACGCCGCCGGCGAGGCCGTCGACGTCGCCGTCGACAACGGCGCGAGCGCGGTCAACAGCGTCCGGTTCGAACTGAGCGACGAGCACCGCGCCGAACTCCGCGAGCAGGCGCTCGCCGACGCCGTCGGCGACGCCCGGGGCGACGCCGAGGCGGTCGCGTCGGCCGCGGACCGCTCGGTCGGCTCGGAGCTGTCGATGCAGGTCGGCTCGCAGGGCTACTCCCCGTACGAGGTCCGGTACACCGCCTCGGCGGCCTCGGCCGACGCGGGCACCTCGTTCGAGCCCGGCCCCGTGACGGTCACCGCGTCGGTGACGGTGACGTACGAACTGGAGTAA
- a CDS encoding NOG1 family protein, whose protein sequence is MIFENLPTTPRAEELVDKAFSRAARAGRAKGGIEAQESMLRTAGNILSDNLENVSNDWPDFEYEVDPFYYELADAVVDVDELRQSLSEVNWASNQIAELRSEYASKIRRSSAETARKHRKQAFARMADVVDEIAEDLLSVGEARDALKGLPEIRPDEPAIVVAGYPNVGKSSFVNEVTRASNEIASYPFTTKAVQIGHFERDRVRYQIIDTPGLLDRPADERNDIERQAVSALTHLADAVLFVVDASGDCGYPLEDQLTLLEEVESTFDSPVLVVCNKSDRSREVDADAYMSVTEDENVEGVLDLAVEAVGFEPDLPSRN, encoded by the coding sequence ATGATATTCGAAAACCTCCCCACCACGCCCCGCGCCGAGGAACTGGTCGACAAGGCCTTCTCGCGTGCGGCCCGCGCCGGCCGAGCGAAGGGCGGCATCGAGGCCCAGGAGTCGATGCTCCGGACCGCCGGCAACATCCTCTCGGACAACCTCGAGAACGTCTCCAACGACTGGCCCGACTTCGAGTACGAGGTCGACCCGTTCTACTACGAACTCGCCGACGCCGTCGTCGACGTGGACGAACTCCGGCAGTCGCTCTCGGAGGTCAACTGGGCGTCGAACCAGATCGCCGAGCTGCGCTCGGAGTACGCGAGCAAGATCCGACGCTCCAGCGCCGAGACCGCCCGTAAGCACCGAAAACAGGCGTTCGCCCGGATGGCCGACGTCGTCGACGAGATCGCCGAGGACCTGCTGTCGGTCGGCGAGGCGCGCGACGCACTGAAGGGCCTGCCCGAGATCCGGCCCGACGAACCGGCGATCGTCGTCGCCGGCTACCCCAACGTCGGCAAGTCCTCGTTCGTCAACGAGGTCACCCGCGCGAGCAACGAGATCGCCTCCTACCCGTTCACGACGAAGGCGGTCCAGATCGGTCACTTCGAGCGCGACCGCGTCCGCTACCAGATCATCGACACGCCAGGCCTGCTCGACCGGCCGGCCGACGAGCGAAACGACATCGAGCGGCAGGCCGTCTCGGCGCTGACACACCTGGCGGACGCGGTGCTGTTCGTCGTCGACGCCTCGGGCGACTGCGGCTATCCGCTCGAGGACCAGTTGACGTTGCTCGAGGAGGTCGAGTCCACCTTCGACTCGCCCGTGCTCGTCGTCTGTAACAAGAGCGACCGCTCGCGCGAGGTCGACGCCGACGCGTACATGAGCGTCACCGAGGACGAGAACGTCGAGGGCGTGCTCGACCTGGCGGTCGAGGCGGTCGGCTTCGAACCCGACCTGCCCTCGCGGAACTGA
- a CDS encoding DUF5807 family protein, which translates to MSRLEQFLAGERLEDVAIYLDDDLLDDGGKLAGMGDPVGDGVVLVVSGEKGRSAFAAGTGMDPMEFSRQAMEHEGTVDADLGGGDCPAAEDAGADHAVEFLFAFAEARNEGVGGMYADGDVMHAYAHCTCGTNYSQKWLLGERTA; encoded by the coding sequence ATGAGCAGGCTCGAGCAGTTCCTCGCGGGCGAGCGCCTGGAGGACGTGGCGATCTACCTCGACGACGACCTCCTCGACGACGGGGGGAAACTCGCGGGCATGGGCGACCCCGTCGGCGACGGCGTCGTCCTCGTCGTGTCCGGCGAGAAGGGGCGCTCCGCGTTCGCGGCCGGGACGGGCATGGACCCGATGGAGTTCTCCCGGCAGGCGATGGAGCACGAGGGAACCGTCGACGCGGACCTGGGCGGCGGCGACTGCCCGGCGGCCGAGGACGCAGGGGCCGACCACGCGGTCGAGTTCCTGTTCGCGTTCGCGGAGGCGCGAAACGAGGGGGTCGGGGGCATGTACGCGGACGGCGACGTGATGCACGCGTACGCCCACTGTACCTGCGGGACGAACTACTCGCAGAAGTGGCTCCTCGGCGAGCGGACGGCGTGA
- a CDS encoding DUF1428 domain-containing protein, giving the protein MDRYADGYVLVVPTAELDAYREMAAEAGELWIEHGALEYFEGVGDDMEPDGDGTSMRTFPQLAGTGDDETVVFSFVVFESRERRDEVNAKVMDDPAMDPNRPDVEMPFDPERMTYGGFRSIVSYEHTS; this is encoded by the coding sequence ATGGACAGATACGCCGACGGATACGTTCTCGTGGTCCCGACCGCGGAGCTCGACGCCTACCGGGAGATGGCCGCCGAGGCCGGGGAGCTCTGGATCGAACACGGTGCGCTCGAGTACTTCGAGGGGGTCGGCGACGACATGGAACCCGACGGGGACGGGACGTCGATGCGGACCTTCCCTCAACTCGCCGGAACCGGCGACGACGAGACGGTCGTGTTCTCGTTCGTCGTGTTCGAGTCCCGGGAACGCCGCGACGAGGTGAACGCGAAGGTGATGGACGACCCCGCGATGGACCCGAACCGACCGGACGTGGAGATGCCCTTCGACCCGGAGCGCATGACCTACGGCGGGTTCCGCTCCATCGTCAGCTACGAGCACACGAGCTAG